GGCGATAGTGCTTCGGCGGCACCGCTTTTCTTCGCACCACGACGATTTTCCACTGTAAATCATTCTTTATTATCACCTTTGCAAAGTGTTGTTATATAAGTTGTAGCGCAATACAGCGTAAAGCGACGCTTGGAATTATCGTCGGCACGccaagatatttttttgtaatttttgaatcGTCTCAAATAATGATTTCcatgaaaatataaagatataccaaatttttaagtattttttagaTCGTGCCAGATAACAATGACCTCGTTACGAAATGTTGCAATATCTTTTTTGTAAGATTATCTTGATAACAATTTCTGCGATATCGCAGATATGCGGAAATGTGCAAAGTAATGTTACAAGGGCAAGGTGATTCTAAGATTGCACAATGTGAGATTGTGATTAGTCATTTCTGTGAcagataaatcaaaatttcaaaatcgtCTTGCCAGCGCGCCGTGACCAAGCATATCCTTATCGCCGTCGAGAAAACCGTCTATCGCGCAACTCCTTATTCGCGTGCGCGATTCGGGAGTAAGTACAGCGTGAAAGACACAGAAATCCCGTCGGGTCGAATATTCTTTCCGATAGCTTACCTGTCGGTCATTGTGATCTGTGTGTGGTAAGATTGCAGTTTCTGGCAACAAGTCATATCTGTAGTCAGTGTCCCCTCGGATGCTTGCTCGTTTGGCGGTTTAATCCTTAATGCACCTTTCTTGCACACTTCACTAAATGAGGGAATCTTCGTAGTATTCGTAACCCCGGTTGAATGAATTTTCAACGCTGTTGGCTTGCTGTAGCTCGAACTTTTTCTTGCTGGACCACTAAcagatttctctttctccgctTTCACTCGACTCGGCTCTGACGTAAATTCGCGCAACACTCGTGTAACGATCTCGTGGAAAGAAACTCGATTAGTAACTCTCCACTAGATTCCGATTACGTGTGATGACCTGCGAGCGTGGTGCAcggtttttatactttgttcCCCCCTGCCGAGAAAATTCTTCCCCACCATTCGGCTATCTTCAAATGTAACAGAACATATGATAGCCTTACAGGTTCGTACTTAAGTTAATGCAGATAGGCGCTTTTCGCGCCTCgtacagaattaaaaaaatttgttttattcattttattaaaacaatataaaatatcaaatgctATACTGAGCATGCTCGAGGTTAATATTGTATGCAATGATagaattcattaattttgcttgaagaaatacatttaattaacttgttaatatttcttatttttctcttctccATGAGGGGTCTATTCTATTTATGtcagtaaaatatatacgttaCTGAGCGTATCAGCAAGACTCGTGTATTGCGTATGCGCAAAACGTTCGTCCTCATCTGGGAAAACCGATCCCCACGTAAACGTCGTTGCTTTTGTGGGGTTATGTACATAACGGAGTTTTTTATCACTATACATCTGATGCGAATTTTACTGGGAAGCCCGAGAAAAAATGCGAATAAAGGGACGCtaacaaaattgaattaaGGATTTCGTGCACCGAATTTTCTAGAGAAACAGTAAATCCTAGAACACAAGTTCTCTGAGAACGTATGACaggtaaaaatttatagatgatGAAGAAAtgattaacaaaaaaaaaatagcaagaaAGACAAGAGGTTGTTTAATTGTTTAGTCGTTGCTGTTTGATGTTTTGcatgtaataataacaatattataattcttttaacgTTAATTAcgaattatgcaaaaataattctcttttttttataaaaaataagtacaaaTATGCATGAAAGTAGAATAaaagtagaattttatttaagaaagataaaaataggaaTAGGTGAAGTATTTGTATCAGAAAACAACATGTGTgatcaatatttatgattaaaattggaaattttgatgaaattaatagGTTGTGCAATCGGTTATAGAATTTATGCGGAAATCGTGTTAGAGGAAAACACATGTGTCATCAAATactgaaattaaatatcaaaaatcaatatttgattatcGATTGCAATTgcgaatgaataattttatctattaagGAATTTCATAAGATAAGCAACAATGACCAATATCGCGcgcatgtaaaaataataagatgaCTATTGACAGTCTCATACTATGTGATTCATTTTAACACCATTTGAGTGTCATACTAGTTGCACATTAATCGATAAATGGCTGAGTATGGCTTCAGTCTCGTTGCATATATGTTGCGTGTACAGCTTTTAAGTGTTTCCTTGAAACATCGGTCGAGCATAAGTTCAAGGTAAACTTACGAGAAAAACTGTCGCATAAGCTTCTTTGctcttatattttcatatgttAATGAGATGCGATAGAACTTCTGTAGACACAAAGTTATCTTTACAATTGActctaaattttttcttgccTCTTATTCTTGTATTATTCTTTGAGGATAAATGCCAAATTTCCAATATTAATACGTCAACTAAAGAATCATTAAATTACGAAATGCAAAACAGCACGAGTTTACTCATTGATGTTATTATGCTCCTTTCACTCGATCTATATGTAAAAGATATGTAAAGGATAAAatctatatgtaatatattaaccATATAGAAGAACgattgaattattattgaattatttatacgcGAAATATCTATCTCATCAGCATAAATTCGACATAATATTCGATTGAAACAAAAATCGTACCCTTCTGAGAATTtcagtattatttttcagtctattttcaataatatgtgGAAAACATTGACGTTAATTCCGATGACCCatgcgtaataaatatttattagtacCGATGAGACCTCTCTTTAAAGAGtaccaataaaaaattacattcgaGCGAACGACAGATTTAAACGATCTCATAACTCATTCCGCGTTAAACTTTCAGCGGAAGGAAAATTTCAATGGAATTTACCGAGAACATGGTCGTGTTAGAAAACATAATTACTTAGTAGCAGCGCAAACAAATTTCCATCGACGGCGAGAAACGGCGTTTCAGGTCAGGGTAACGTGTTATATCAATTCATTGAATTATCTAACAATTTTATCGTTATATCCGACTTCTTCGATCTGTGACAATCGTTTATACGTGAATTATCTTATGACATTTGTGCCTTTAACGAAGTCGACTGAAAACTGAGAAGCTCACTATAGAAACAACCAAAGatctgaaaatacaaaatgcagttttaatacattttaaaagtttaatcgtTTATTGAGCGcatttaaatcttatattaaaaagtaattataccgcgtattaaaaaaaaatgcaaaattataaaaatttgttctgCAGGTTGCATCACGCATGTATCTGCTTTCAATGTTCTGTTTCATCATCCACGATCACCTGACCAGAAAGAGCCACGTTGAGCGACTATTTCGGTCAATAAACTTCATTTTGACAAACGACTTGCGACCATCCCAGATGTTCCACCCTGAATCGATTACACGTGTGCtcgtattatattaatcgCATATAACTCCTACGGATGATGCAAGTCGCGGATGCTTTGTTCCATCGTATTTCATCATCTGCGCAATCATGCAATTTCCGCGATAACGGGAACGTTGACTTAACAAAATCTACCTGGGAAAGTATCGGATGGAGGATCCCCTGATAAATGCGTCACATAGTATTATAAGTGCACGATCGCACTTTTGTTCAAAAGAATTATGTATGATATTCAAAGTGAAATAACTGGAAAATGCCTCTATTGATTGCataacgtaaaatatttttgtatacgcCACACGGCGAAACAACTCTGACAAtgtttttcaagttatatAACAGAGCACATAATATGTGTAATAATGCCaattattaagttttaataaaaaatatattacaatgaaATGTTATAAGCGGTGGAAAAGTTGAACAATTCGTGTAACTAATTTCAGAAATATGATTACGTGAATTCCACGTGTCGCCGTTCTATTTCGATCATATGAAAGTTGTAGAAATGAAGGCTTGTTTTCGTAACCATTGGTCATCTGCTTTGTATTAATGAAACTAAATCGAGTTTGCTAATATTATCACAATGACTGTATAATTCGTATTACGCAACATACTTTTTGTGATATAACAGGATTATACATTGTGGAAAATAAACAGAGGAAGCATTTtcgtaattaatttagaaaggGGCACTGAAGGTGATTAAGCTcttaaaaattgaatgaatTAAAGTGTTGATCTGGTCAATACTTTTAGAATTCtgaattatcaaaatataaattttaataaggtTTTTGTCTTCATCTATAAAAAGTGttcaagaattttaaaaaatccaatttttttgaggtttttatgaatatcatacatataattttgtcaAATGGATTTGTATAAATTCACTTATTTCTTATTGGCAAACGTAATCGATAAAATGTGGCGGTCAAGAACTTTACAGGTGTTCTTTTATATCagagaatattttatgactGATTatgagtatatatattatgagtATAACTGATTATTGGAAATCCCAAGAAGTCTGAGACATCGATTATTgtttttgaaatcttttttcattacatgtggtattttataaaagctaCGCAGCACCCGGGTAGCAACTCGACTGTTCAAAGTCGATACATTAATTCGTGGTAACAGCcaacaaaaaattcttttgataattattgataaagtGGCCAAAGTCAAAGatgtaataacaatattataaaaaacgcGTAATCAATAAAGTACTGCACGCTAAGAACACTTTTATTCTATTAGAATATACACTAGagtgtattttttatacacaaaacACGAAATCTAATTATCTCGAAATAAAACATGTCTGAACATGGACATTTTCAATTATGAATATAGTTTTTGTATCTCTTGCAGCAGTTTTTCCTCATTCGCATTCTCATGCATTACGAATGCTGTTTgcgtaaatgtaaatttccTTAGGGAAATAACCTGCAACGTCAATACAACTGGCATActtattagaatataaaaaaaaaaaactcatgtttaatgttttttaaattgttttaagatACTCGAGAAATCCTTAAAAATCATCCAGATCAAAGTgacaagtatttttaaaagaaatatagaaacaaaatattttctgtatttgcGTTTCAAGTTAAACGTAACTTGGTCAATCAATAATCTTATCGCGTACTTATAAATTGAGACAAAAATTCATCATTATCGCATGCACCATTGCAAATCATGATATGTTTCTAGGAAGACAACCACTTATCGGCGTCTTCATTGAAAAGTGGAAGTCATCAATGAGTGATCATGTCCGTTCTCTTGAATACTCTGCATTGTAAAACAAACAATTGATTTCtggataaatatatttttagacttCTTCGATAACACAATACGATGTAATTGAACGAACTGATTTATAAATAGCATCTCTTTTCAGATCTCAGAGATAAGCGATGATCGTCGGAAGAATCATATGTTTGAAGAAACAGTTTTTCGCacgaaaattttcaaagagcACAAAGGAGGCATGGGACAGTTTTCTGCGTAGCAGCCCGAGAGCGTCGCTCAGAAGATTCTTAGAGAACCACGATGATGTGGCGAATGAGATTTTACAAAACACCGAGATCACTCGTAACCATCTGACTCCggaattgaaattattcctGCTGACTCAGAATTGTTCCTTGTATCACAAGCCTGTCATTAGCGAACATGAGGATGGAAAATTTAGCTCTTTGACTAAAAACGTATTCCAAGATCCGTATTGGTCGATATATTGGCCTGGGGGTCAGGCACTGACAAGATTCATCTTcgatgaaagagaaaaaattctaaaaacgATGTCAAATTCAAGAAAAGATACACTAAGGATCCTGGATTTAGGTGCGGGATGCGGCGCTGCAGCAATAGCTGCCAAATTGACAATTGGAACCTGCGAGATTATCGCGAATGATATCAGCAGAGGTTAGTACGTATAATAcgatcattaattttatcaagaatATATGGCAGTGAcaatcttatttttgaaaggaTTTGGAAcgagttaaaatataaaaaatgtaattatcatGAAGGATGCATTGTAGATATCTCTAGAATTAGATTTTtgttaatgcaaattaaagtTCGCtcgaaattaaatatcataaaattctgCACTTCTCAGAATTAAGTAATGAAAGTTGTTggcgtttttatatatttttgttgaaagaatataattttacattatttacaaagatGCAGATAAAGCGAAGCGCCAGAAATCCGCGACTTTCTGTACATATTCAACACGTGCCACTCGGCTGTAGCTACAATGCCCTTGCGTGATAACGTAACCGATAACACAGTCACTTAGATACACACGGGAACTCCATGAGTGGGCTAATAAGATAAAgctaataatctataaaagttttatagcgATTCGTATGAACAGATATATAAAGTTGCAATCAAACGTCGCAATAATTGTAACATTAGTGAATATGACACcgcaatatttttgcaacgTTATTTGCCGATCATGTTatgataatgttttattaaataaattgttatcgctctttataatttttataatacgtGTTTTAGAGTTTCatcattagaaaatattatcatactTGATTTTATGTTTGTTTGGTAAACAATCATACAAAAGTGTGTCGGAAGACGATTATAAATCTTTCAGATAAAATACGTATATCAATATTGCAGATAATACAAAGCGTATAATATTGCGTCAGTTTATTGTTTCTTAGAATTGATGAAAGATGAGATGAAAGTGGAACTTTCGCTTCGTGCGAAGTTCGTCGGACAAGAAGGaggaaaaagaggaagaagatgTGTTCAGGGAATCACCGAATCGTTCCGAACGCAATTTAAGCGAAGATTGAGAGAGAACCTGAGTCAATGGCGTAATGTTTAGTGGGCTATCTTACACGTATTCAGGCTGAAAGTATCGGACGAAATTTTTGTAGATTTGTTCATCAGCACCTAATGAGCTCTAACAAATGCTCCATTGAGAACATCAGAGATTTTCcgcaaaagagaaaaacaaagagaaaaaaaaaatacagaaggCGATATGGCATTCTTCATAAAGATTTTTGCTTTCTATTACTCTTAATTattcattcttttctttttttctgagaAGTATCAGATGTCAggaatttctttataaagtaCAGCTTGATCAAGGTCGAGTCTTTTTATGTCATTAGGTTGAGGAATGTCGATAGATAAAGAAAATCAAACAGCTAAGAATTTAAGAGGATAGTATGCTTATTACGTGGAAAGAGATGAACAGATCCACAATGAATCAGCGCACACACGCCGATGAGAGTCCAGACACAGATAAAACCGGATTCTATGGGCGTGATTCAGGAAAGATGCATTCGAATGCGTCCGCTGAATCCGTCGTTCGCGTGCCTGTCGTGCCTATAATCACGCGAGctaagcaaaataatattgatagtAAGTGTCGCATTTCACACACAATACATAGAATTAAAACATCCTCCTTTTTATCAATGAACGTCTTCTGGCTAAGGCCCTCCTTCTCGACGTAAGCGATAAGCATATTTTTCCACGAATGTCcaagtttttgttaattatcatGAAAGTCGTCGACACTTTGTTCattcttgataaaattattgcgtCAAAGAAATCAGTCCAACTGCGACACCAAATCGTATTTGGCAATTTTGTATCAGTATTCGAAATTGCATTATCCGTATGCATTTGTATTTCTAGAGTTTGGGATTAAAAGGGAACTTTCGATCGTTTTTCagcgaataataatttaagaaattatgtGATCCATTAGGTGATAGACATTATCttgaaagtattatattacatcTTGAGGGCTTAGCAGGACAAGAAATGTAGAACGCTTGGCTGGAATTCCCCGCAGATATAAAGAGGAAGGGTTTCTCCCTCGTGCGTCAGTGAAAGGCTGCTAATTCCTGGTATTGCGTCTGTGTACCAAGTGTATGGTGTACTAACGGATGAACCACTTTCTAACAATCCAACGCCAAATTGAATAATGCTATTTCCTCATGAGATTATGCAGAGATAATTTCCCgaagaaattatattgaaaagcAACGCATTTTCAATGATTATATCTATATTGAAAATCAATATTGGAATTAGTATTTTCCTTGGCATTATAGTTAATCATATTaagcataattaatgtaatttttacattgtaaattacgaCATTTTAAAATGCGCGttctaaaaaaagaagaaacaaatatacaaACACACCGCGTATTGTCGCATTAACAAGATTTTCTTCGTTTATTTACATACGCAGAAAAAACTTCCAGAAATATAgcataaacgaatataaatgAGCTTTCCAACAACGttagtttttataaactttaaaattcaCGGAATAAGATTATTCGCTGCTTGTACAGCGTTTCATATTAATCTGGCACGCTTTTGGCTCGAATCGATATAAGTCAAGGACGTTATGTTTGAATACAAGAGAGCGCGGACATTCCAATGTCCACAAGCAAAGTCAATTATCACGTGCAACAAAAACTCAATGACGTAACTGTATGTATAGTGAATAGGATCAATGTCCAGGAAGTTtgctttcttttaattatccCTATTAGGAATGAAAACATCTGATCTTTGTGTTGCATTCAATCGCAAACGTCTCATCTTTGTGTGAGAGTCGTTTATCATATCGATTTCAAACGACTTTGCTTAtcgaagtataaaaaatataacattatttgtaCAGTATTGTACAGTAATGTGTACAGAAATTGTACAGCATCaaacaattgtaattttttgtctacAAATTGC
This genomic window from Linepithema humile isolate Giens D197 chromosome 5, Lhum_UNIL_v1.0, whole genome shotgun sequence contains:
- the LOC105675161 gene encoding electron transfer flavoprotein beta subunit lysine methyltransferase-like: MIVGRIICLKKQFFARKFSKSTKEAWDSFLRSSPRASLRRFLENHDDVANEILQNTEITRNHLTPELKLFLLTQNCSLYHKPVISEHEDGKFSSLTKNVFQDPYWSIYWPGGQALTRFIFDEREKILKTMSNSRKDTLRILDLGAGCGAAAIAAKLTIGTCEIIANDISRVACVAIAMNAILNHVDIEVSWKNLLEKFPEDLYDVIFVGDLLYDEEIANALIAWLEHTYARGARIYLGDPGRYGLTEDLRKRLRLLRRYSLPQNVKKENCDYDTAVVWEFVGL